A window of Megachile rotundata isolate GNS110a chromosome 11, iyMegRotu1, whole genome shotgun sequence genomic DNA:
GCGAGATGGGGGATGGCTGGTGCTCTCGGCATCGTGCGCTAATAAACCTGGTCTACGTTTCCTCAGTTATATCGCACCGTACCTAACCCACCTAGCTACCTCGACGCCACTCTATATACATAACCGGGATGTACACCTAACGATATTATCATCATTACGCACTATCTTACTTTGGAAACCTCCCTACAAATGATTCTCGTCCCGAGTCGCGCTAAAATGCTTTTCATTATTGCAGCCAGGAGATACGACAGGATTCGCGACAAAACGGCACGATCGTTAGGAACAGAGAAACCATTTCTGGTCCTATTTTGTTGCGGACTCGTTCTTGTACGAAGTATCTCGTACTTTGTCTTTGTTACGGATTCATCTTTGTGTTGAATATCTTTTCCCGTAACATTTATACTCACAGTTAGATTTTCGGCAACTTCTTCGAAAGCTGTTAATTTAGCCTGCGTAACCACGGCATTCAGATCTGCACCTGTAAATCCTGAAGTAATCCCAGCCAGTTCTTTTAAATCCAACTCCTCATGGTCTATTTTCTGTGCCTTACAGAGTACTGCTAGTATCTCTTCTCTATCTGCCTAtacgattaaaaaaaaaacgaatgtATGTGGTGCTAATATTAAGTTTGagtatcaattattattaaagggTATACTTCATCCGGAAGTGGACAATATAACGCTTTGTCGAGACGTCCAGGCCTCAGCAAAGCTGAATCTAACAAATCTGGTCTCGAAGAGGCAGCCACGACTGCTACACCTTCTCTGTCCTCCACGCCGTCCATTTGCGTTAACAATTGATTCACTACTCTATCTGTCACGCCGGTACTATCGTGACCTCGTCTAAAAAACGTATGATAATTAAGAAATGATTTCCTAACGAATTGCATCGTATTAGTTAATTATTCACCTGGGGGCGAGACTGTCGAACTCGTCAAAAAAGAGGACACACGGTTTTGCACGGAGAGCTCTGTaagatacataaatatattattattcttacaGTGGTATAACCATCTCATTCTTAAATATGCACCCTCACCTTTCAAACATATTCCTAACAGACTCCTCACTAGCGCCTatgtattttgataataattctGGACcctgaaatgaaaattatttccatgaaattgcaattttaatcaGAAATAAAGTATCCTAAATATTACTTGCCTTAACGCTAATTAAATTCACGCCACACTCGTTGGCGATCGCTTTGGCAAGCATAGTCTTTCCCGTCCCAGGCATACCGTACAATAAAACACCATTTTGCAGCTTGATCGGCGCATTCTTGAACACCTCAGGATACTTCAGTGGCCACTGCAGAATCTCCACGAGGGACCTCTTCACCTCTGCCAGGCCTCCGATGTCCGACCACATGTGACCTGTCCCTTTGTACAATTGTATACCTTGCAGGGATATTGGTGTATAATTCTGCAACGCGTTTGACATGTCTTCTTCCGTGATAATGACAGGAGGCTTCGACATTccttttacattaaaaaaatcaagttcttattaaccatattgtacaAGATTGTAATGCAATACAAAACCTTATTCTAAGCTCTTAAATGTAGATTTTATTACCGTGACGATTCCAAGCAACATACGTGGCTTTCTGTGCGAGATCCACGAGATCCTGAACCATCCATCCCTCGGTCTTGTTTCCATAGTAATCCCAATTCACGTCTTCTCCCGGCACGTACCACTTGTCCCGGAGCATTAATTGCAAAATATCGATTCTATCCGCCTGATTAGAAAGGACAAATTACGCTATGAATAATAATCCCGCTGCGTGTCTTGCTAATTTTCtaagaaaaattttatagaaACGTTCTTTGTTCCCTTTTGTCAGAATACCTTTTCTAGATTTGGAATAGTTAGAACGGTTCTAAAGAAATGGCAACCCCTTGCTGGCCTTAATTTCTGGCCTATTTTGCCGACGCCTGCACACGTAGCAATGACTGACACATAATGAGATTCTTGATACTGTGTCACCGTGTTAATCAAAATATCCGTGATTCTATGAAACAGAAACTCTATATATTCTTTTTGCAAAAATGTTGGGAAAAGAATAAACTACCTAGCCGCATTTGTAGCATCTGGAGTATTCTCTTCGTCATTCGTCGAAGCATTTGTAATGGATTCTATATCGTCCAAAAATAACACGGAGGGCTCATAATAAACACACTCATTTAGtgcatttatcaaaattttttgtaacatttcGGCCTTCTTTCctgaacaaaaaataaattatcgagTGACAAATATACATTACTAATAAATTTAAGTATATACCTTTTAAAGATCTGCAATCTATTGCGTGGGTGTGTACGAAATAAGGTGGTTTCTGTAAGTAATCTGTAAGTATTTTGCAAACAGTCGTTTTGCCCGTACCAAGTGCcccagaaattaaaatattctctcGATCGTATTCAAATCCCAATTGGGTTCGCAGACCTAGACTGAGGTCCAATGTGAGTTCGCATTCCGACAAAACGTTCTTTAAATATCTGAAAGCAAGGAatgtcctaaatttctgaatttgaaaaattgtgccAATAAATACGACATATTACCGAGTAAAAACCTTTCCCAAACCGGAATGTTCTTGCTTCTCCAAAGCCACCCTCAACTGACTCTCCTCGTTAACAGACCTCGAATAAACCTTCGTCTTCTCCACATCAATCCCATCGACCATGCCATAAGTGCAACTGTCCGGGGAGATCTTTACAACGCAACAATTACCATCCACCACAAGAGCAGCGCAAGAATTGATCAACAATTTCTCAGGATTCGAGTGCATCGCAACATAACTTCGAAAACTGTCCAAGGACACGGAGTTCCTCAAAGAGAACAGTTCAATGGAAGAGGGTGCAACATTCCCGGAAGCTTCCAGCAGACATAAGCTAATCTTTGACCCTGTTTTGAGATTCAAACTGATCCTCAAACTATCTGATACGTAAACACTCTTGTGGAGGAAGTTAACATTAAAATGATTCAACGTGGATGACCCGTCGAATACATCTTCCACGATGAATAGCCTAACTATAAGCTCCGTGGATAATTCTGGAACGGATGAGTCCACCTTCACGAGGAAGTTAGTGCTCGTCGCATTCTGCTGCTGTTTGCTCTCTGCCATCTTTTTCACTCGACAAAGCGCGAAATTGCCCGAAAATTTTGGTGCATGGCGCCTCGGCACGAACACGTGGTAAGGGCAGCTGGCGATTATATTGAAAGGATTGTCTTCTATGCGATTTGGTAAGGAGTGGGCACGATACACCATCGGCTTCTTTCTATTACAAAAACTGTGCAACAGTTTTTCGTTTCTTTCTATTTCGCTTGCATTTAATTGGTTCTCTTCACTCTTAAATGGTAACATTTTTCTGAAATCTGCGATTAGCTTGCTTGGgacattatttt
This region includes:
- the Pex1 gene encoding peroxisomal biogenesis factor 1 gives rise to the protein MQSERFLVKYITVNNCFAYLPDTWLRKLETKENVIEILHKGKTYYLSCNARSISNGTLCLGPSFARSLNINEGDEVFVCSVKDVPFLTKISVAPRTTNDREILELQIEKVQSTLLSQIRVVAKNQPIVAWVSKFTSVTLIVESLEPNLKYGKLEQFSEIHVGDALAKSEPPNEPKKQNNVPSKLIADFRKMLPFKSEENQLNASEIERNEKLLHSFCNRKKPMVYRAHSLPNRIEDNPFNIIASCPYHVFVPRRHAPKFSGNFALCRVKKMAESKQQQNATSTNFLVKVDSSVPELSTELIVRLFIVEDVFDGSSTLNHFNVNFLHKSVYVSDSLRISLNLKTGSKISLCLLEASGNVAPSSIELFSLRNSVSLDSFRSYVAMHSNPEKLLINSCAALVVDGNCCVVKISPDSCTYGMVDGIDVEKTKVYSRSVNEESQLRVALEKQEHSGLGKVFTRYLKNVLSECELTLDLSLGLRTQLGFEYDRENILISGALGTGKTTVCKILTDYLQKPPYFVHTHAIDCRSLKGKKAEMLQKILINALNECVYYEPSVLFLDDIESITNASTNDEENTPDATNAARITDILINTVTQYQESHYVSVIATCAGVGKIGQKLRPARGCHFFRTVLTIPNLEKADRIDILQLMLRDKWYVPGEDVNWDYYGNKTEGWMVQDLVDLAQKATYVAWNRHGMSKPPVIITEEDMSNALQNYTPISLQGIQLYKGTGHMWSDIGGLAEVKRSLVEILQWPLKYPEVFKNAPIKLQNGVLLYGMPGTGKTMLAKAIANECGVNLISVKGPELLSKYIGASEESVRNMFERALRAKPCVLFFDEFDSLAPRRGHDSTGVTDRVVNQLLTQMDGVEDREGVAVVAASSRPDLLDSALLRPGRLDKALYCPLPDEADREEILAVLCKAQKIDHEELDLKELAGITSGFTGADLNAVVTQAKLTAFEEVAENLTDGKITAKDFKVTQQHLIDSIRNTHPSLSAAEKEKYKRIYARFSRNDNFIEDVVKNQKATLA